The DNA region AAAGCCGTACCCGAAGCGGTTGTACGGCTCGTTCTCCTGCACCCATTCCTTGCTCCACTTCTTCTGGTTCCACGGTGGGTTCGCAACGACGCGGTCGAAAACCTCCAGCTCGTCGTGCTCGGTGACGAATTTCGGTTCGGTGATGGTATCGCCCTTCGCAATCTTAGCGTCCTGCAGTTCGTGGAGCAGGACGTTCATCTGGCCGATCGCCCATGTGTTCAGGTTCTTCTCCTGCCCGTAGAGCGAGATGTCATCGCGGTCGCCTCCCTCCTGCTCGACGTGCTGGGCGGAGTAAATGAGCATCCCGCCGGAGCCACACGCTGGGTCATAGACGCGGTCGCCTTCCTCGGGGTCGACACAGTCAACGAGGAGCTGCACGACTTCGCGGGGCGTGTAGAACTCGCCGCCCTTCTTCCCGGCGTCGTCGGCGAACTGGCGAATGAGATACTCGTAGGCACGGCCGAAGATGTCCGGATCTTCGAGATCTTCGTTCCGATAGCGGTGCTTCGTGAAATGCGTGACGAGCTCGTCGAGCGTGGCATCCGAGAGCCGGTCCTTGTCGTTGAAGTCGACGGAGGTGAGCACGCGGTCGGCGATGGCGTCGTTCTCGTCCTCGACGGCTGCAAGGGCTTTGTTCAGCGTCGCACCGATGTCGGTGTCCTGTGCGGCGATGTGGTCCCAGTGCGCGCGTTCGGGCACCCAGAACTCCTCGTGGAGGTCTCGGTCGTGGGCGACGGTATCCTCGTCGATACCGTACTCTTCGGCGATCTCCTCCGTTTCCTCTTCGAAGCGGTCGTTGATGCGTTTCAGAAAGAGCAGTCCGAAGATGTAATTCTTGTAGTCTGCGGCGTCAATGCTTCCGCGCAGAATATCGGCAGCTTCCCAGAGATGTGATTCGAGTGTAGCGAGGTCGAGAGTTTGCTGATTCTCTACCCCAAGAAGTGTTTCCTGATTTGAATCCATATGATTTGCAGGTTACACCGTCGGTGTAAATCCTTTTCCCAGTTCGTTCAGGGCAACTTTTGGTTCATCACTACTGTTTCGATCCCTCCGATTTATCGCCTCGCAATCGCAACGCGACAGTATGAGCGAAATGGGGATGACACAACTGTCGGTCGGGGATCGCGTAATTGACACGGACGACGACAACCCAGACGAAGCAGTTGTCATCGCACGACCGCCAGCGACGACGATTGCAGAGTGGGAGTTTCCAACGGACGAGGGTCCAATGACGACCGCTGACACGAATCCTGAGTACCCAGCCGACGCGCAGTTAGTGCTGGTATCATTTCTCTCGGATCTCAATGGCTACTGGGAAGACTGGAACGACGCTGACCCTGTTGACCTTCGCGATGGTGTTGAAGCCAATCACGTCCATCGCTACGGCTTTCCCGAGCCACGCTTAGCACCCGCTGACCAGAGTGAAACCTCACCCGATGGGGAGACGGAGCCGGCCGATAATGAGGCCGAACCGCCGGAGCAATTCAGGCCAGTTATCGGGCGGCTTGAACAGAATGAGTTCACGGTGAGTTATGGTGCAGACGAGCAAGTAACTCGAGTCGAGAAGTTTGGAGTTGAGCACACTATTGACCAGAAGGGGACGGTTGGCGGTGAGAGTGGCATCAAAAATCGGGTGACATCGATTGTGGATCGCTTCCTCTAAAAAACCTCCCGGCAGACTGGCGCGATTGCGCCTTCGGTTGGTCGTTATTTCGCCACCCGTTACGAAGATGACTACTATGAACTCGGCTTTTCGTTCGAACACGAGAACCCGAGAGAGACAGAAACATGATTCCGATCAAGTCAAATAGAATACCCACAGGGTGTCATAGAACGGTTAGCATGGTTTTCTGCTATCGGGTGAGAGGTCTGCTATTGCCGCTTCTAAATGGCGGCAATATTGACTGATTCTTAGACACCGTTTCTCGGGGTGCTACTGAGGTGTGTGAAGAGTTCTATGACACCCTCTACCCAGTGTAGCAGCCAAGTCGCAATCGTCATGCGTAGTGCCATTTTCGTTTTCAACCGAGAACAAATGTTGTTCAAATGTCAGACAATGTTAGAATAAGGTACTAATACCGTGATAACATAGTGGTCGCTAGCCAGCGGCAAGACCCGACGCAATGTTATAGTTATACACGTATATGGGAAAGGTGTGTCTTTGTACTGAGCACGTAGAAGAGAGATGTATGTCCTATTCGACATGGGTGTCTAACCGTTCTACCTCGTCGCAAATCGCTTCAAACTCGTCTTCCATTAACTTGTTAATGTCTTCGCGGAGCTCAGTAGCTTCGTCGATTAGTTTTGACGAGTTCGGTATCGATATTTAATCTCATTTACTGTTTTTCTATATTTCACACTTGATTGAGAAGGCAAACCACATACGATTTACTGGCGATAGGCGATTATTTATTATATCCTATAAACATGATTCTTTTTGAGGCACTGTCTAGTTAAGCCAGTTTGAGAAGCGAGCAGTTCGTTGATTTAGTGCTTTGCTCAACCAAGAACTGCTCAGCGAGACGTTAGAGACCGCGAATCTTGAATGTTGGGAGCGTGAGCGGACGGCGACGCCTGTTAGGGCGTTCGCCGTCCGTCTCCACGCGACCGGTTGTTCACTCAGAGAAACAAAAGCAATTCTTGCGCTCTTCGGCGTAAAACGGTCGCACCAAGCGATCTTTCAATGGGTTCATCGGATATCTGACAGCGTCTCCGACCCGCCGTCGGCAGCGCCGACGCGGGTCGCAGTGGACGAAACCGCTGTCAAAATCAACGGCGAGTGGTCTTGGGTGTACGATGCAATAGACACCGAAACAAAACTGCTGCTTGATATCGAAGTGTTTGATCGGCATGGCACTGATTCGGCAGCTGCGTTTCTGTCTGGATTGGCCGAGAAACACGATCTCTCGGACGCCGTGTTTCTCGTTGATGGCTATGGATATCGGACTGCCCTCTTTCGAATCGGGTTGAGCGGTCGGCTCGACTACACGGAGCGAAACCTGATCGAAAAGTGGTTTCACACACTCAAACAGCGCATCGACCGCTTCTATACATCGTGGGTGGGCAGTCGGCCCAGCGTCCAGCAGTGGCTTGAACAGTTTGTGCATTACTATAATCATCAGAGACCGCATCAATCGCTCGACAACCGAACACCTGTCGAGGAGGAGCTAAACTAGACAGTGCCCTTTTTGATTTGATGGCACGATTCCGAGGTTGATGTTAGC from Haladaptatus paucihalophilus DX253 includes:
- a CDS encoding type I restriction-modification system subunit M, encoding MDSNQETLLGVENQQTLDLATLESHLWEAADILRGSIDAADYKNYIFGLLFLKRINDRFEEETEEIAEEYGIDEDTVAHDRDLHEEFWVPERAHWDHIAAQDTDIGATLNKALAAVEDENDAIADRVLTSVDFNDKDRLSDATLDELVTHFTKHRYRNEDLEDPDIFGRAYEYLIRQFADDAGKKGGEFYTPREVVQLLVDCVDPEEGDRVYDPACGSGGMLIYSAQHVEQEGGDRDDISLYGQEKNLNTWAIGQMNVLLHELQDAKIAKGDTITEPKFVTEHDELEVFDRVVANPPWNQKKWSKEWVQENEPYNRFGYGF
- a CDS encoding IS6 family transposase yields the protein MLNQELLSETLETANLECWERERTATPVRAFAVRLHATGCSLRETKAILALFGVKRSHQAIFQWVHRISDSVSDPPSAAPTRVAVDETAVKINGEWSWVYDAIDTETKLLLDIEVFDRHGTDSAAAFLSGLAEKHDLSDAVFLVDGYGYRTALFRIGLSGRLDYTERNLIEKWFHTLKQRIDRFYTSWVGSRPSVQQWLEQFVHYYNHQRPHQSLDNRTPVEEELN